One Papaver somniferum cultivar HN1 chromosome 10, ASM357369v1, whole genome shotgun sequence genomic window carries:
- the LOC113316925 gene encoding histone H2B.3-like — MAPKAAEKKPAEKKPAEKKPAEEKKAEKAPAEKKPRAEKKPRAEKKLPSKDASTTDKKKKKSKKSVETYKIYIFKVLKQVHPDIGISSKAMGIMNSFINDIFEKLAAESSRLARYTKKPTITSREIQTAVRLVLPGELAKHAVSEGTKAVTKFTSS; from the coding sequence ATGGCGCCCAAAGCAGCAGAGAAGAAACCAGCAGAGAAGAAGCCCGCAGAAAAGAAACCCGCTGAAGAGAAGAAAGCAGAGAAAGCACCAGCAGAGAAGAAACCCAGAGCAGAGAAGAAACCCAGAGCTGAGAAGAAATTACCAAGCAAAGATGCTTCAACaacagataagaagaagaagaaatcaaagaaatcagTTGAGACTTACAAGATCTACATCTTCAAAGTTCTGAAACAAGTTCATCCTGATATTGGTATTTCAAGTAAAGCTATGGGAATCATGAACAGTTTCATTAATGATATCTTCGAGAAACTTGCTGCTGAATCATCCAGATTAGCAAGGTACACCAAGAAACCAACTATCACTTCTCGAGAGATTCAGACTGCTGTTCGTCTTGTCCTTCCTGGTGAATTAGCTAAACATGCTGTTTCTGAGGGTACCAAAGCTGTTACCAAGTTTACTAGTTCTTAA